The genomic region AATTTTTAGCGACCGGAAAAACGTATGATGCTGATGAAGTTGGAACGCTAAAGTTGATCCAACATCCTAAAAAAGTGGTAAGGACTGGTGATGTAGGTTATTTAATAACTGGTATTAAAGACGCCCGTGAGGTAAAAGTTGGAGATACTATTACAGATGCTGCCAACCCGACTAAAAATATGATTGAAGGGTTCGAAAACGTAAAACCGATGGTATTTGCTGGGATTTATCCAGTAGATACTGAAGATTATGAGGAATTACGAGGAGCCATGGAAAAATTACAATTAAACGATGCCTCCTTGGTTTTTGCCCCAGAAAGTTCTGCGGCGCTTGGTTTTGGTTTCCGTTGTGGATTCCTTGGGATGTTGCACTTGGAGATTATTCAAGAGCGTTTGGAGCGTGAGTTTGATATGACGGTAATTACTACCGTGCCCAACGTAAGTTACCACGCTTACACTAAGAAAAACCCGGATGAGCAAATAATCGTTAACAACCCATCGGATCTACCAGACCCATCTAGTATGGACCGTGTGGAAGAACCTTTTATAAAAGCTTCTATTATTACCAAGGCCGACTTCGTAGGTCCCGTTATGTCTCTGTGTATTGAAAAAAGAGGGGTTATTACCAATCAAACCTATCTAACGCCAGAGCGTGTGGAACTTTCTTTTGACATGCCTCTTGCAGAAATTGTATTTGATTTCTACGATCGTCTTAAAACTGTATCCAAAGGATATGCATCTTTTGACTATTCGCCGATTGGTATGCGCGCTTCAAAATTGGTAAAAGTGGATGTACTTATAAACGGAAACTCCGTAGACGCCCTTTCAGCATTAATCCATGCCGACAATGCTTATAACATTGGTAAAAAAATGGTGGAAAAACTACGGGAACTTATTCCTAGAC from Galbibacter sp. BG1 harbors:
- the lepA gene encoding translation elongation factor 4, which translates into the protein MKHIRNFCIIAHIDHGKSTLADRLLDFTGSVTEREKKEQLLDSMDLERERGITIKSHAIQMDYTYKGEQYILNLIDTPGHVDFSYEVSRSIAACEGALLVVDAAQSIQAQTISNLYLALENDLEIIPVLNKIDLPSANPEEVTDDIVDLLGCEPEDIIPASAKTGLGIEEILSAIIERVPAPKGNPDESLQALIFDSVYNPFRGVETYFRVINGEISKGQKIKFLATGKTYDADEVGTLKLIQHPKKVVRTGDVGYLITGIKDAREVKVGDTITDAANPTKNMIEGFENVKPMVFAGIYPVDTEDYEELRGAMEKLQLNDASLVFAPESSAALGFGFRCGFLGMLHLEIIQERLEREFDMTVITTVPNVSYHAYTKKNPDEQIIVNNPSDLPDPSSMDRVEEPFIKASIITKADFVGPVMSLCIEKRGVITNQTYLTPERVELSFDMPLAEIVFDFYDRLKTVSKGYASFDYSPIGMRASKLVKVDVLINGNSVDALSALIHADNAYNIGKKMVEKLRELIPRQQFDIPIQAAIGAKIISRETVKALRKDVTAKCYGGDISRKRKLLEKQKKGKKRMRQVGNVEIPQQAFMAVLKLND